A genomic region of Noviherbaspirillum sp. L7-7A contains the following coding sequences:
- a CDS encoding aspartate carbamoyltransferase catalytic subunit yields the protein MHNPQLNKNGELQHLLTIEGLPKAIVNQILDTASSFVGISDREVKKVPLMRGKSVFNLFFENSTRTRTTFEIASKRLSADVINLNISASSASKGESLLDTIDNLAAMHADMFVVRHAQSGAPYLIAKHLTDTGRSHVHVVNAGDGRHAHPTQGLLDMYTIRHYKKDFSNLTVAIVGDILHSRVARSDIHALTTLGVPEVRAIGPRTLLPSGLEQLGVRVFTDMREGLKDVDVIIMLRLQNERMSGALLPSAQEYFKSYGLTTERLAMAKPDAIVMHPGPMNRGVEIESAVADGAQAVILPQVTFGIAVRMAVMSILAGN from the coding sequence ATGCATAATCCGCAACTGAACAAGAATGGCGAGCTGCAGCACCTCCTGACCATCGAAGGCCTGCCCAAGGCCATCGTCAACCAGATCCTCGATACCGCCTCTTCCTTCGTCGGCATCAGCGACCGCGAAGTCAAGAAGGTGCCGCTGATGCGCGGCAAGAGCGTCTTCAACCTGTTCTTCGAGAACTCGACCCGTACCCGCACCACCTTCGAGATCGCCTCCAAGCGCCTGTCGGCCGACGTGATCAACCTGAACATTTCGGCCTCCAGCGCCAGCAAGGGCGAGTCGCTGCTCGACACCATCGACAACCTGGCGGCGATGCATGCCGACATGTTCGTGGTGCGCCATGCGCAGTCGGGCGCGCCCTACCTGATCGCCAAGCACCTGACCGACACCGGCCGCTCCCACGTGCACGTGGTCAATGCCGGCGATGGCCGCCATGCCCATCCGACCCAGGGCCTGCTGGACATGTACACCATTCGGCACTACAAGAAGGACTTCAGCAACCTCACGGTCGCCATCGTCGGCGACATCCTGCACAGCCGGGTGGCGCGCTCGGACATCCATGCGCTGACCACGCTGGGCGTGCCGGAAGTGCGGGCCATCGGCCCGCGCACGCTGCTGCCCAGCGGCCTGGAGCAGCTTGGCGTGCGGGTCTTCACCGACATGCGCGAAGGCCTGAAGGATGTCGACGTGATCATCATGCTGCGCCTGCAGAACGAACGCATGAGCGGCGCGCTGCTGCCGTCCGCCCAGGAATATTTCAAGAGCTACGGCCTGACCACCGAGCGGCTGGCCATGGCCAAGCCGGACGCCATCGTGATGCATCCCGGCCCGATGAACCGCGGCGTGGAAATCGAGTCCGCCGTAGCGGACGGCGCGCAGGCGGTGATCCTGCCGCAGGTCACTTTCGGCATCGCGGTGCGGATGGCGGTGATGAGCATTCTCGCCGGCAATTGA
- the pyrR gene encoding bifunctional pyr operon transcriptional regulator/uracil phosphoribosyltransferase PyrR — protein sequence MPHHELDAEALYAALARQVKDALANVDKVALVGIYSGGAWLADRLATELDVDGRLGYIDVSFYRDDYAEKGLPADVKPSQIPFDVDGATILLVDDVLYTGRTTRAAINELFDYGRPARIMLAALVDRGERELPIAADFVAHTLALAPGERLVLQRADDGKLSFTVDHA from the coding sequence ATGCCCCATCATGAACTCGACGCCGAGGCGCTGTACGCCGCGCTCGCCCGGCAGGTAAAAGACGCGCTGGCCAATGTGGACAAGGTGGCGCTGGTCGGCATCTATTCCGGCGGCGCCTGGCTGGCCGACCGGCTGGCCACGGAACTCGATGTCGATGGCCGCCTGGGCTATATCGACGTCTCCTTCTACCGCGACGACTATGCCGAAAAAGGCCTGCCGGCGGATGTGAAGCCCAGCCAGATTCCGTTCGACGTCGATGGCGCCACCATCCTGCTGGTCGACGACGTGCTCTACACCGGCCGCACCACGCGCGCGGCCATCAACGAGCTGTTCGACTATGGCCGCCCGGCGCGCATCATGCTCGCCGCGCTGGTGGACCGTGGCGAGCGCGAGCTGCCGATAGCCGCCGACTTTGTCGCCCACACCCTTGCGCTGGCCCCTGGCGAGCGTCTCGTACTGCAACGCGCCGACGACGGCAAACTTTCCTTCACCGTAGACCATGCATAA
- the ruvX gene encoding Holliday junction resolvase RuvX yields the protein MKTVLGFDFGLRRIGVAVGNTGLRQAQPLSIIDAPTNDGKFAALGALIAEWQPALCVVGLPSHPDGAEHEMTVRCRRFANQINGRYGVDTVLIDERYSSAVLAQRRGERIDDQSAAIILQQYFDEYAPS from the coding sequence GTGAAGACGGTGCTCGGCTTTGACTTCGGACTCAGGCGGATCGGCGTCGCGGTAGGCAATACCGGCCTGCGCCAGGCCCAGCCGTTGTCGATCATCGATGCGCCCACCAATGACGGCAAGTTCGCCGCGCTCGGCGCGCTGATCGCCGAATGGCAGCCGGCGCTGTGCGTGGTCGGCCTGCCCAGCCATCCGGACGGCGCCGAACATGAAATGACGGTGCGCTGCCGCCGCTTCGCCAACCAGATCAACGGCCGCTACGGCGTCGACACCGTGCTGATTGACGAGCGCTACTCGTCGGCGGTGCTGGCGCAGCGCCGCGGCGAGCGCATCGACGACCAGTCCGCCGCAATCATCCTGCAACAATACTTTGACGAATATGCCCCATCATGA
- a CDS encoding YqgE/AlgH family protein yields MPSMLDPIFGGAVVYMCEHNEDGALGVIINKPTDMMMPTLFERIDLSLDIDASQMADKPVLFGGPVQVERGFVLHAPFGDFSSMMKVTDDIVLTTSKDVLETVAATGGPRHLLVTLGCAGWGAGQLEEEITRNGWLTVKADPAVIFDLPVEERFAAALKLLGIDPMMLSGEAGHA; encoded by the coding sequence ATGCCGTCCATGCTCGACCCGATCTTCGGCGGCGCCGTGGTGTACATGTGCGAGCACAATGAAGACGGCGCGCTGGGCGTGATCATCAACAAGCCGACCGACATGATGATGCCGACGCTGTTCGAGCGCATCGACCTTTCCCTGGACATCGACGCCAGCCAGATGGCTGACAAGCCGGTGCTGTTCGGCGGCCCGGTCCAGGTCGAGCGCGGCTTCGTGCTGCATGCGCCGTTCGGCGACTTTTCCTCGATGATGAAAGTCACCGACGACATCGTGCTGACCACTTCCAAGGACGTGCTGGAAACCGTGGCCGCCACCGGCGGGCCGCGCCATCTGCTGGTCACGCTGGGCTGCGCCGGCTGGGGCGCCGGCCAGCTCGAAGAGGAAATCACCCGCAACGGCTGGCTGACGGTCAAGGCCGACCCGGCCGTCATTTTTGATCTGCCGGTGGAAGAGCGCTTTGCCGCCGCCCTGAAACTGCTGGGCATCGACCCGATGATGCTCAGCGGCGAGGCCGGGCATGCGTAA
- a CDS encoding deoxyribodipyrimidine photo-lyase, which produces MSLFNTSLVWFRRDLRTFDQAALHEALSLSATVHCVFIFDREILDPLQAQGNKADRRVDFIHQSLAELDAELRLHGGGLIVRHAHASTEIPRLAAQLGVEAVFSNEDYEPAAVARDAAVAGALMAEGRRLILCKDQVIFEKSEVLTQAGRPFSVFTPYKNAWMKTLMAAADPHADHPLLHKYAAAPDYRRLAAAPAGMPSLADLGFETSDLASLGIAAGMSGGQDLVDEFMDRIRDYDTARNFPAVRGTSHLSVHLRFGTVSVRALARRALQAMHNGEGGPGAAVWLSELVWRDFYFSILHHFPHVATHAFKPEYDRISWETGPHADHTYQAWCEGRTGYPLVDAAMLQLNRTGFMHNRLRMVAACFLIKDLGIDYRRGERYFAEKLNDFDLSANNGGWQWAASSGCDAQPWFRIFNPVTQSEKFDADGAFIRRWLPQLARLSAKDIHAPWKATPEALRQAGVTLGEHYPMPPVRHEEARELTLQRYAVVKKEATEAA; this is translated from the coding sequence ATGAGCTTATTCAATACATCACTCGTCTGGTTCCGGCGCGACCTGCGCACTTTCGATCAGGCCGCACTGCACGAGGCACTGAGCCTGTCCGCCACCGTGCACTGCGTTTTCATTTTCGACCGTGAAATTCTCGATCCGTTGCAGGCGCAAGGCAACAAGGCCGACCGCCGGGTCGATTTCATCCATCAAAGCCTGGCCGAACTCGATGCCGAATTGCGCCTGCACGGCGGCGGACTGATCGTGCGCCATGCCCATGCGTCGACCGAGATTCCGCGGCTGGCCGCGCAACTGGGCGTGGAAGCCGTGTTCAGCAATGAAGACTATGAGCCGGCAGCGGTGGCGCGGGATGCCGCGGTCGCCGGCGCGCTGATGGCCGAGGGGCGACGCCTGATACTCTGCAAGGACCAGGTGATCTTCGAGAAATCGGAAGTGCTGACCCAGGCCGGCCGGCCATTCTCGGTTTTCACGCCCTACAAGAATGCCTGGATGAAGACCCTGATGGCGGCGGCCGATCCGCATGCGGACCATCCCTTGCTGCACAAATATGCAGCGGCGCCAGACTACCGCCGCCTGGCCGCGGCGCCGGCCGGCATGCCGTCGCTTGCCGATCTCGGTTTCGAAACCAGCGACCTGGCCAGCCTTGGCATTGCCGCCGGCATGAGCGGCGGGCAAGACCTGGTTGACGAATTCATGGACCGCATCCGCGACTACGACACTGCCCGCAACTTTCCGGCCGTGCGCGGCACTTCGCATCTGTCGGTGCATCTGCGCTTCGGCACCGTGTCGGTCAGGGCGCTGGCACGGCGCGCGCTGCAGGCGATGCACAATGGCGAGGGCGGCCCGGGCGCGGCGGTATGGCTGTCGGAACTGGTCTGGCGCGATTTTTACTTCAGCATCCTGCACCATTTCCCGCATGTGGCAACGCATGCCTTCAAGCCGGAATACGATCGTATTTCCTGGGAGACCGGACCGCATGCCGACCATACTTATCAGGCCTGGTGCGAGGGCCGCACCGGCTATCCCCTGGTGGATGCGGCCATGTTGCAGCTCAACCGCACCGGCTTCATGCATAACCGCCTGCGGATGGTGGCCGCCTGTTTCCTGATCAAGGACCTGGGCATCGATTACCGTCGCGGCGAACGCTATTTCGCTGAAAAGCTCAACGATTTCGACCTTTCCGCCAACAATGGCGGCTGGCAATGGGCAGCGTCTTCCGGCTGCGACGCCCAGCCCTGGTTCCGGATTTTCAACCCGGTCACCCAATCCGAGAAATTCGATGCCGATGGCGCCTTCATCCGTCGCTGGCTGCCGCAACTGGCCAGGCTGAGCGCCAAGGACATCCATGCGCCATGGAAGGCGACGCCCGAGGCATTGCGGCAGGCTGGCGTGACGCTGGGCGAACATTACCCGATGCCGCCGGTGCGCCACGAGGAAGCGCGCGAACTGACCTTGCAACGCTATGCGGTGGTGAAGAAGGAGGCGACGGAGGCAGCCTGA
- a CDS encoding Hpt domain-containing protein, whose product MSSHSSNPGALDQFDTGPLSWVMEEIRASLTRASALALSAKGQEADAGSTSLRQAGALLHQARGALQIVDIAGAPQLIEAMEELLARTAEANAAPEGSGLAAVAAGCHALIEYLDEVLAGVPPQALKLYPYFRDLQRARGISRVHPSDLYLPDLTIRPRLPAPAVPASAADVAQLRQRFEKALLPLLKSTEAQAEKSSAAALAEVLADFVRRAPGRLGQAYWWVLHGFAAGVAGGEISPAVHVKQLFGRINMQLRKLDDAPSETSERLLRDALFFIAAAPNPSPKLQQIRQVYGLSAIDTDDLEKARYGLVDSAIMRGARERLQAAKAAWDRVAAGDAQAGETFAQDIAALAGLVAGLQSASLDDLTHQVQRSTDQHRTTQEEALALDVAASLLFLENALRHGARSSASMHATAASLAARLAARLDGIALAGQAQWLDEFSRDAQQRDTVAALADEMRGNLGQVEKLLDEFFSNSAKRTALAPIDGILHQIEGGLSILDLDQAVLAVRSVRARVTEFALPEFEGEPGRPEFQQVARNLGLLSFFLESLRVDSEAAKSRFVFDADSGLFRNVTVSRGQGREVDVAAVAEASGAAVQAAQPVPAESPVDDARMPAASLGTEAAGLSASALSEPSGHDHPSQPETETAPSPFVAEVAVPDVETPTAAAIPMAAAVIAEGEEQGFTATSHLPASEPFATSQAPASVATPAPAAQTTSDDAVDAELLDIFLGEAEEVLENVAVTLPLLRMAPQDQASLTTLRRAFHTLKGSGRMVGLNAFGEAAWGLEKTLNLALSDGTPASTDLCDLIERAHGELGAWVLELKENGTSARRPDALVFAAEAVRDGGKLPAEEAIALPAPDVTAPVSSYQPEAAAEAQYPPETLENVDTIGLTLDAVPAPYAAIEHVELDAFNAEDHASNADQADQADQADHVAIAQPELMDSLSPELLQADPEEAVQAHDDLLPDAGEMQLPELPALDDAGVLAIQALPDDVRDPTLPGQNPEAMQPTELEMLDDTLQAQEDLAAIDNIAPAAPAETAPMAQVISFPEVHPVETRLDDSIKRIGDVEISVPLHNIYLAETDDLVRVLAQDLSEWRHEAGRTVNTVAVHAAHSLAGSSATVGFVPLQEVAYALERVLQALARKPVPLSVQEFDVLDAAVSELRQMLRQFALGDMPPAAPHQVRILEELRQQVMARAATVIAEVQSALPAFIAEEVIQSRDAVVEANGLAEPDPVDTADASVPGARTRPLAGFGSQASASADLAPASETGAAVEPSVDTGRMPRDELDPDLLPVFLEEASELLPQVQLLLRAWQAEPASREPVQGLLRLLHTVKGSARMAGAMRLGQQMHDMESRIEQVSAVGIPTPAVFEDLLGRFDVGLYLHDQLQNPEAGKLAPAMVHGTVSSAVVAEAPAEKTHASASAPLLRVRVDIIDRLVNQAGEVSISRSRVENGVGSLNQSLSELTDNVARLRSQLRELEIQAESQMASQMAHSAERGFDPLEFDRFTRLQELTRMITETVSDVSSVQQNLVRGVEQASADLQQQSRLTRDLQQDLMRVRMVQFGSVAERLYRVTRQAAKELDKRVNLDIRGAAVEIDRGVLEKMAGPFEHLLRNAIVHGIEGREERLAAGKKEIGELTVEIRQEGNEVVIQFSDDGRGLDLDRIRARAEAAGLLEPNASPSDAELRELVFHPGFSTAQDVTELAGRGIGMDVVRSEAAGLGGRVAIDSQPGQGATFMVRLPLTLAVTQVVVLTTGGNTYAVPSVLVEQVQQLKAGALAEAYAEGAVAWRGEQVPLYYLSELLGDSKASPVTQQYSPLLILKSGENRVAVHVDDVLGNREVVVKNVGPQLARMAGVAGATVLGSGDIVLILDPVPLAQRLLDAAPHSRPGARPASEQSSHAPHSQPIVMVVDDSLTVRRVTQRFLAREGYQVMLAKDGVDALEQLQTVTPDLMLVDIEMPRMDGFDLTRNVRGDSRTRHIPIIMITSRTATKHRNYAMDLGVNEYLGKPYQEADLLKFVLAFTGREMPAAAG is encoded by the coding sequence ATGAGCAGCCATTCTTCCAATCCGGGTGCCCTGGATCAATTCGATACCGGACCCTTGTCGTGGGTGATGGAAGAGATCCGCGCCAGCCTGACCCGCGCCAGCGCTCTGGCCCTTTCGGCCAAGGGGCAAGAGGCCGATGCCGGGTCCACGTCGCTGCGCCAGGCCGGCGCGTTATTGCATCAGGCGCGTGGCGCATTGCAGATCGTCGACATAGCCGGCGCACCGCAGCTGATCGAGGCCATGGAAGAGCTGCTGGCACGGACTGCCGAAGCCAACGCAGCGCCGGAAGGCAGCGGCCTCGCCGCAGTAGCCGCCGGCTGTCACGCGCTGATCGAATATCTGGATGAAGTGCTGGCCGGCGTGCCACCGCAAGCGCTCAAGCTGTATCCCTATTTTCGCGACCTGCAACGGGCACGCGGCATTAGCCGGGTACATCCTTCCGACCTGTATCTCCCCGACCTGACGATCAGGCCCCGGCTGCCTGCACCGGCGGTGCCTGCAAGCGCAGCGGACGTGGCGCAGTTGCGCCAGCGGTTCGAGAAGGCGTTGCTCCCCTTGCTCAAGAGTACCGAAGCGCAGGCCGAGAAGAGCAGCGCTGCGGCACTGGCCGAGGTGCTGGCCGATTTCGTGCGGCGTGCGCCGGGCAGGCTGGGGCAGGCTTACTGGTGGGTGCTGCATGGTTTCGCCGCCGGCGTGGCAGGCGGGGAGATCAGTCCCGCGGTCCATGTCAAACAGCTGTTCGGGCGCATCAACATGCAGTTGCGCAAGCTCGACGATGCGCCTTCCGAAACCAGCGAACGCCTGCTCAGGGATGCGCTGTTCTTCATTGCGGCAGCCCCGAACCCGTCACCGAAACTGCAGCAGATCCGCCAGGTGTATGGCCTTTCCGCCATCGACACTGATGATCTGGAAAAAGCCCGCTATGGCCTGGTTGACAGCGCCATCATGCGTGGCGCGAGGGAGCGGCTGCAGGCGGCCAAGGCGGCATGGGACCGTGTCGCTGCAGGCGATGCGCAGGCCGGCGAAACCTTCGCGCAGGACATCGCCGCCCTTGCCGGACTGGTGGCTGGCCTGCAATCGGCGTCTCTCGACGACTTGACCCACCAGGTGCAGCGCAGCACCGATCAGCACCGTACAACACAGGAAGAAGCTTTGGCACTGGATGTCGCCGCCAGCCTGCTCTTCCTGGAAAACGCATTGCGCCACGGCGCGCGCTCCAGTGCCAGCATGCATGCCACTGCCGCCAGCCTGGCTGCGCGCCTGGCGGCGCGGCTAGATGGCATTGCCCTGGCTGGCCAGGCGCAATGGCTCGACGAGTTTTCCCGCGATGCCCAGCAACGCGATACGGTCGCCGCGCTGGCGGATGAAATGCGCGGCAACCTGGGACAGGTGGAAAAGCTGCTGGATGAATTTTTCAGCAATTCCGCCAAGCGGACCGCGCTGGCGCCCATCGACGGCATCCTGCACCAGATCGAGGGCGGGTTGTCCATCCTGGACCTTGACCAGGCCGTGCTTGCGGTGCGCAGTGTGCGCGCGCGGGTAACGGAATTTGCCCTGCCCGAATTCGAAGGAGAGCCTGGCCGGCCGGAATTTCAGCAGGTGGCGCGTAATCTGGGATTGCTCAGTTTCTTCCTGGAGAGCTTGCGGGTGGATAGCGAGGCGGCGAAAAGCCGTTTCGTGTTCGACGCCGATAGCGGCCTGTTCAGAAACGTCACCGTTTCGCGAGGCCAGGGCAGGGAGGTTGATGTCGCTGCCGTAGCCGAGGCATCCGGCGCCGCCGTGCAGGCGGCCCAGCCTGTGCCGGCTGAATCGCCAGTTGACGATGCTCGCATGCCAGCTGCGTCCCTGGGAACGGAGGCCGCCGGCCTATCGGCGAGCGCGTTGTCAGAGCCGTCAGGTCATGACCATCCATCCCAGCCGGAAACAGAGACAGCCCCGTCTCCCTTCGTAGCTGAAGTCGCTGTTCCTGACGTGGAAACGCCAACTGCCGCAGCGATACCGATGGCGGCAGCCGTGATCGCAGAGGGCGAGGAACAGGGATTCACCGCCACCAGCCACCTGCCGGCATCTGAACCTTTTGCGACAAGCCAGGCGCCTGCGTCCGTTGCTACACCAGCACCGGCGGCCCAAACCACATCGGATGACGCGGTCGACGCCGAATTGCTCGACATCTTCCTCGGCGAAGCCGAGGAGGTACTGGAGAATGTTGCGGTCACTCTGCCGCTGCTGCGCATGGCGCCGCAGGATCAGGCCAGCCTGACCACCTTGCGTCGCGCTTTCCACACCCTCAAGGGCAGCGGCCGCATGGTTGGACTCAATGCATTCGGCGAAGCGGCATGGGGACTGGAAAAGACCCTGAACCTGGCCCTGTCGGACGGCACGCCCGCCAGCACCGACCTGTGCGACCTGATCGAACGGGCGCATGGGGAACTGGGTGCCTGGGTCCTTGAGCTGAAGGAAAACGGCACATCGGCGCGACGCCCTGACGCACTGGTATTCGCAGCGGAGGCAGTGCGCGACGGTGGGAAGTTGCCTGCCGAAGAAGCGATCGCATTGCCCGCGCCTGACGTGACAGCGCCGGTGTCGTCTTACCAGCCGGAGGCTGCCGCCGAGGCGCAGTACCCTCCCGAGACGCTGGAAAATGTCGACACGATTGGGTTGACTCTCGACGCCGTGCCTGCCCCGTACGCCGCGATCGAACATGTCGAACTGGATGCATTCAACGCCGAAGATCATGCAAGCAACGCAGATCAGGCAGATCAGGCAGACCAGGCAGATCATGTCGCGATCGCACAGCCTGAACTGATGGATTCCTTGTCTCCTGAGCTGCTGCAGGCGGATCCGGAAGAAGCAGTGCAAGCGCATGACGATCTGTTGCCTGACGCCGGGGAAATGCAGTTGCCCGAACTACCAGCACTGGACGACGCCGGTGTTTTGGCAATCCAAGCGTTGCCGGACGACGTCCGGGACCCGACGCTTCCCGGTCAGAACCCTGAGGCGATGCAGCCCACTGAATTGGAGATGCTTGACGACACGTTGCAAGCGCAGGAAGACCTCGCCGCCATTGACAATATCGCGCCGGCGGCTCCGGCCGAAACCGCGCCGATGGCGCAAGTGATCAGTTTCCCGGAAGTGCATCCGGTGGAAACCCGGCTGGACGACAGCATCAAGCGCATAGGCGATGTCGAAATCAGCGTGCCCCTGCATAATATCTATCTGGCCGAGACCGACGACCTGGTGCGGGTGCTGGCGCAGGATCTGTCCGAATGGCGCCATGAGGCCGGCCGCACCGTCAATACGGTTGCGGTTCATGCGGCGCATTCGCTGGCTGGCAGTTCGGCAACGGTCGGCTTTGTCCCCCTGCAGGAAGTGGCGTATGCGCTGGAACGGGTGCTCCAGGCACTGGCGCGCAAGCCGGTGCCCCTCAGCGTGCAGGAATTCGATGTCCTTGACGCTGCAGTCAGCGAGCTCAGGCAGATGCTGCGGCAGTTTGCATTGGGCGACATGCCGCCAGCCGCGCCGCACCAGGTCCGTATTCTCGAAGAGCTGCGCCAGCAGGTCATGGCCCGCGCCGCCACGGTGATCGCGGAGGTGCAATCCGCCTTGCCTGCGTTCATTGCCGAGGAAGTCATACAATCTCGCGATGCCGTTGTGGAAGCGAACGGGCTTGCCGAGCCGGATCCGGTTGACACAGCAGACGCAAGCGTTCCCGGCGCCAGGACGCGGCCGCTGGCGGGCTTTGGCAGCCAGGCGTCAGCCAGTGCCGACCTCGCCCCGGCGTCGGAAACCGGCGCAGCCGTCGAGCCTTCCGTCGACACCGGCCGCATGCCGCGCGATGAACTCGATCCGGATCTCCTGCCGGTGTTCCTGGAGGAGGCAAGCGAGCTGCTGCCCCAGGTCCAGTTGCTGTTGCGCGCCTGGCAGGCGGAGCCGGCATCCAGGGAGCCGGTGCAGGGCCTGCTGCGGCTGCTGCATACCGTCAAGGGCAGCGCCAGGATGGCTGGCGCAATGCGCCTCGGCCAGCAGATGCATGACATGGAAAGCCGGATCGAGCAGGTCAGCGCAGTCGGCATCCCGACGCCGGCCGTGTTCGAGGACCTGCTGGGCCGCTTCGATGTTGGCCTGTACCTGCATGACCAGTTGCAGAATCCGGAAGCCGGCAAGCTGGCGCCGGCTATGGTTCATGGCACGGTATCGAGCGCCGTCGTCGCCGAAGCGCCCGCCGAGAAGACCCATGCTTCCGCCAGCGCGCCGCTGTTGCGAGTGCGCGTGGACATCATCGACCGGCTCGTCAATCAGGCTGGCGAAGTGTCGATTTCCCGCTCGAGGGTGGAAAACGGCGTCGGCAGTCTCAATCAGTCGCTCTCCGAATTGACAGACAACGTGGCCCGCCTGCGTTCCCAACTGCGGGAGCTGGAAATCCAGGCGGAAAGCCAGATGGCTTCCCAAATGGCGCATTCGGCCGAGCGCGGATTCGATCCACTCGAATTCGACCGTTTCACCCGGCTGCAGGAACTGACCCGGATGATTACCGAAACCGTGAGCGACGTCTCCTCGGTGCAGCAGAACCTGGTGCGCGGCGTGGAACAGGCCAGTGCCGACCTGCAGCAGCAATCTCGCCTCACGCGCGACCTGCAGCAGGATCTGATGCGGGTGCGCATGGTGCAGTTCGGCAGCGTGGCCGAGCGGCTGTACCGGGTCACCCGCCAGGCGGCCAAGGAACTCGACAAGCGGGTCAACCTCGACATACGCGGCGCCGCCGTGGAAATCGACCGTGGCGTGCTGGAAAAGATGGCTGGTCCGTTCGAACACCTGCTGCGCAATGCCATCGTGCACGGCATCGAGGGCAGGGAAGAGCGGCTGGCGGCGGGCAAGAAGGAAATCGGCGAACTGACGGTGGAAATCCGCCAGGAAGGCAATGAAGTCGTCATCCAGTTTTCCGACGATGGCCGAGGACTCGACCTTGACCGGATCCGCGCCCGGGCCGAAGCCGCGGGCTTGCTGGAACCGAATGCCTCGCCCAGCGACGCCGAACTGCGGGAACTGGTCTTCCATCCCGGTTTCTCCACCGCCCAGGACGTGACCGAGCTGGCCGGACGCGGCATCGGCATGGACGTGGTGCGCTCCGAAGCCGCCGGTCTGGGCGGCCGCGTGGCGATTGACAGCCAGCCCGGCCAGGGCGCCACGTTCATGGTCAGACTGCCGCTGACGCTGGCGGTGACCCAGGTCGTGGTGCTGACCACGGGCGGCAATACCTATGCAGTGCCTTCGGTGCTGGTGGAGCAGGTGCAGCAGCTGAAGGCCGGCGCGCTGGCCGAGGCCTATGCCGAAGGCGCCGTTGCCTGGCGCGGCGAGCAGGTGCCGCTGTATTACCTGTCCGAGTTGCTGGGCGACAGCAAGGCGTCGCCGGTAACCCAGCAATATTCGCCCTTGCTGATCCTGAAAAGCGGCGAGAACCGGGTGGCGGTGCATGTGGACGATGTGCTGGGCAACCGCGAGGTGGTGGTCAAGAACGTCGGGCCGCAACTGGCGCGGATGGCCGGCGTTGCCGGCGCCACGGTGCTGGGCTCGGGCGACATCGTACTGATTCTCGACCCGGTGCCGCTGGCGCAGCGTCTGCTGGATGCAGCGCCACACTCCCGCCCGGGCGCAAGGCCGGCATCCGAGCAGTCATCCCATGCGCCGCACAGCCAGCCCATCGTGATGGTTGTGGATGATTCATTGACAGTGCGCCGCGTGACCCAGCGTTTTCTCGCGCGCGAAGGCTATCAGGTAATGCTGGCCAAGGACGGCGTGGATGCGCTGGAACAGTTGCAAACGGTCACGCCCGACCTGATGCTGGTGGATATCGAAATGCCGCGCATGGATGGCTTTGACCTGACCCGCAATGTGCGTGGCGACAGCCGCACCCGGCATATTCCGATCATCATGATCACCTCGCGCACCGCTACCAAGCATCGCAACTATGCTATGGACCTTGGCGTGAACGAGTATCTGGGCAAACCCTATCAGGAGGCCGACCTGCTGAAGTTCGTCCTTGCGTTCACCGGGCGCGAGATGCCGGCTGCCGCTGGGTAA